In Methylacidiphilum infernorum V4, a single window of DNA contains:
- a CDS encoding RrF2 family transcriptional regulator, translating into MFLTKRSKYAIRALLYLAKEQQRGTILIQEIAEKEKIPKKFLESILLELKNNGFLSSRRGKGGGYALEYPPEKIPIGSVIRLIDGPLAPVRCVSQTAYAPCEDCLDEKTCVIRLLMKETRDVISTVLDKTSLKELLQKESQLKTEATEGFAFEI; encoded by the coding sequence ATGTTTTTGACTAAACGAAGCAAGTATGCCATTCGAGCCCTTCTCTACCTTGCCAAAGAACAGCAGAGGGGAACGATTTTAATTCAAGAAATCGCTGAAAAAGAAAAAATTCCTAAAAAATTTCTCGAATCGATTCTCTTGGAACTAAAAAACAACGGGTTTTTGAGCAGCAGGAGAGGCAAAGGGGGAGGTTATGCCCTTGAATACCCACCCGAGAAAATCCCGATCGGCTCGGTGATCCGGCTGATCGATGGGCCCTTGGCTCCCGTCCGCTGCGTCAGCCAAACGGCTTATGCTCCCTGCGAGGACTGCTTGGATGAAAAGACCTGCGTCATCCGCCTCTTGATGAAAGAAACCCGGGATGTGATATCGACCGTGCTGGATAAAACTTCCCTAAAGGAACTGCTGCAAAAGGAAAGCCAGTTAAAGACCGAAGCCACCGAAGGCTTCGCTTTCGAGATATAA